In Ferrimicrobium sp., the following are encoded in one genomic region:
- a CDS encoding ABC transporter substrate-binding protein produces the protein MTTPPIMGEGKVGAKTTLIAARGRWLGYGYIQRGFLTRGEEMARSLRHLAQTTALVASAALMLAACGSTSSTAPSSTNKSTPLQMLTIGSSNVFPPTLNPTANASQAIDEVIDYNVLQHLVQLAPNGSIVPVLASSYTVSDANKVYTFTIRKGVTFSNGNPLTPADVVFSMKRVYAPGSTYPYGKIFDVSSVEQVGSDQVRVTLTTPSWNWLYDLAAYSNGVILDPSTVSTLATDPIGTGPFKVTGEVSNYSVSLARNNQYWGYKPHVSGVVFRYFSNADSLNAALQSGEVNMIDNLSAPSDATLFKSNPKYKVVSSLTNGKVQMTLNNTYGPLSNKLVRQAILFATDRKAIMNAASGGYGLIDGTDTVPADPYYINLASEYPYNVTKARKLMAEAGYSKGFSLQLVLPPYFYAKLAAPLLVSELGAIGIKVSVSTIDFPLWISQVFEGGDFQATIIDQAEGRDVSNYGTTGYYWHYAKTPEIASELTAANAAPTKAQWIAGYQKVLKQITADAVNDWLYIAPFITVIDKNIVGIPTSAYTESYNLSYVGIGGTIPTSAKQLGYLS, from the coding sequence TTGACCACCCCTCCCATCATGGGAGAGGGCAAAGTCGGCGCCAAAACTACCCTGATCGCTGCTCGTGGTCGTTGGCTAGGCTATGGTTACATCCAACGGGGGTTCCTAACGAGAGGGGAAGAGATGGCTCGTTCGCTTCGACATCTTGCACAGACGACCGCACTGGTGGCTAGCGCCGCACTCATGCTGGCGGCGTGTGGATCCACGAGTTCAACTGCACCATCGTCGACGAACAAGAGCACTCCGCTCCAGATGCTGACCATCGGCTCCTCCAATGTCTTTCCGCCGACGCTCAACCCCACCGCCAACGCCTCACAGGCCATCGATGAGGTCATCGATTACAACGTACTCCAACACCTTGTCCAGCTTGCACCCAATGGATCGATCGTCCCGGTGTTGGCCAGCTCGTACACGGTGAGCGACGCAAACAAGGTCTACACCTTCACCATCCGCAAAGGCGTAACCTTCTCGAACGGTAATCCGCTCACACCAGCTGACGTCGTCTTCAGCATGAAACGGGTATACGCCCCTGGCTCGACCTACCCCTACGGCAAGATCTTTGACGTCTCCTCCGTAGAGCAGGTGGGTTCCGATCAGGTGCGTGTGACGCTGACGACGCCAAGTTGGAACTGGCTCTATGACTTAGCCGCCTACTCCAACGGCGTTATCCTCGACCCATCGACAGTATCGACCTTGGCAACCGATCCCATCGGGACGGGTCCCTTCAAGGTGACCGGTGAGGTCTCGAACTACTCGGTGTCGTTAGCGAGGAACAACCAATACTGGGGATACAAGCCCCATGTCTCGGGTGTGGTCTTCCGCTACTTCTCCAACGCTGACTCCTTGAATGCAGCGCTGCAAAGCGGTGAGGTAAACATGATCGACAACCTCTCTGCGCCATCGGATGCGACGCTGTTCAAATCGAATCCAAAGTATAAAGTTGTCTCCAGTCTCACCAACGGCAAGGTTCAGATGACGCTGAACAACACCTATGGACCGCTCAGCAACAAATTGGTACGCCAGGCCATCCTCTTCGCAACCGATCGCAAGGCGATCATGAATGCCGCATCGGGTGGCTACGGACTGATCGACGGCACCGATACCGTGCCCGCCGATCCGTACTACATCAACCTCGCCAGCGAATACCCCTACAACGTCACCAAGGCTAGGAAGTTGATGGCAGAGGCGGGTTATTCCAAGGGGTTTTCGCTTCAGTTGGTCCTGCCACCGTACTTCTATGCCAAGCTAGCTGCTCCGCTGCTCGTCTCTGAACTCGGTGCCATTGGCATCAAGGTCAGTGTCTCCACGATCGATTTTCCCCTCTGGATCTCCCAGGTCTTTGAGGGGGGCGACTTCCAGGCGACCATCATCGACCAGGCGGAAGGGCGAGACGTCTCCAACTATGGGACCACCGGCTACTACTGGCACTATGCCAAGACGCCTGAGATTGCCAGTGAGCTGACCGCCGCAAACGCCGCGCCCACAAAGGCACAGTGGATTGCGGGTTACCAGAAGGTGCTCAAGCAGATCACCGCCGATGCGGTCAACGATTGGCTCTACATCGCACCCTTCATCACCGTCATCGACAAAAACATCGTAGGCATCCCCACCAGCGCCTACACGGAGTCCTACAATCTCTCCTATGTTGGAATCGGTGGCACGATCCCCACTTCAGCCAAACAGCTTGGCTACCTCAGTTAA
- a CDS encoding ABC transporter permease: MRRLATLLITLFLASVLVFWILNILPGKPAQVILGTQATPSAVAALTAKLGLNRPLVAQYFHWIHGLLTLHLGDSYISSQPIAPVIGAALEVTGPLILGGLLVGLLIAVPLGIASAIRHTKRSGVVLSGLAQVGIAIPNFVLGILLIIVFAVDLKVLPASGFTTWSTSVTGALQSLILPAISLGLVEGAILARYIRTSVVEVLGADFLRTARAKGLRPNQALIRHGLRNASIPVLTVLGLELSGLIIGAVVIEAVFTLPGLGSLLLSSVANRDLITVQDIVMLVAATVLVVNLIVDLLYRIIDPRMGLRS; this comes from the coding sequence ATACGGCGTCTCGCCACACTCCTCATCACTCTGTTTCTCGCCTCGGTGCTCGTCTTCTGGATCCTCAATATCCTGCCCGGTAAGCCTGCGCAGGTCATTCTCGGAACCCAGGCTACGCCGAGTGCCGTGGCGGCCCTCACCGCAAAATTGGGACTCAACCGCCCGCTAGTGGCGCAGTATTTTCACTGGATCCACGGACTTTTGACGTTGCACTTAGGAGACTCCTATATCTCCTCACAACCAATCGCCCCAGTCATCGGAGCAGCCCTTGAGGTGACCGGTCCACTGATACTGGGTGGGCTCCTCGTGGGCCTCTTGATCGCCGTACCTCTTGGCATCGCCAGCGCAATTCGCCACACGAAACGCTCAGGCGTCGTACTCTCCGGGCTCGCCCAAGTTGGCATCGCAATACCAAACTTTGTACTCGGAATCCTGTTGATCATCGTGTTCGCCGTCGATCTCAAGGTGCTGCCAGCAAGTGGCTTCACCACCTGGTCTACCAGCGTAACGGGGGCGCTGCAGTCGTTGATTCTGCCAGCGATCTCGCTCGGACTCGTCGAGGGTGCGATTCTGGCGCGCTACATCCGCACCTCAGTGGTGGAGGTGTTAGGTGCCGACTTTCTTCGTACCGCTCGCGCGAAGGGGCTTCGCCCCAACCAGGCCCTCATTCGTCACGGGCTTCGCAATGCCAGCATCCCAGTGCTCACCGTCCTTGGCCTCGAACTCTCCGGGCTCATCATCGGAGCGGTCGTCATCGAAGCCGTCTTTACCCTCCCCGGCCTCGGAAGTCTCCTGCTCTCGAGTGTGGCGAATCGTGACCTCATCACCGTCCAAGACATCGTCATGCTCGTCGCAGCCACCGTCCTGGTCGTCAATCTTATCGTCGACCTGCTCTATCGGATCATCGATCCTCGCATGGGGCTACGTTCATGA
- a CDS encoding ABC transporter permease: MNERITTATTGTDEPSPRPGVTKPSRLRLLLSSPSATAGAIIVGIAIIVAIVSIWWTPYGPLAVNTAAEFLRPSLAHPLGTDEYGRDVLSRLMTGTQITLLSSLGAVAIALVIGVPAGLVAAFRRGATGEIIMRGADLLYSFPALLAAITLVAALGASTLTATLAIGIASIPVFARVTRSTALGILSTDYVLAARAYGRSNIQIARRHVLPNIMPILVAQIALLLSVTILAVAALSYLGLGTPPPAPTWGGMLESAQNYLYQDPLLALWPGLAIAVTVFGLNALGDGLRDILDPTLKGRS; encoded by the coding sequence ATGAACGAACGCATCACCACCGCAACGACGGGCACCGATGAGCCGTCGCCACGCCCTGGTGTGACAAAACCTTCACGCCTACGGTTACTCCTATCGAGTCCGAGCGCAACCGCGGGTGCCATCATCGTCGGCATCGCCATCATCGTCGCCATCGTCTCGATCTGGTGGACACCGTATGGTCCTCTGGCTGTGAACACAGCTGCAGAGTTTCTCCGTCCGAGTCTTGCGCATCCACTTGGTACCGATGAGTATGGCCGAGACGTACTCTCGCGGCTGATGACGGGGACGCAGATCACCCTGTTGTCGAGTCTGGGTGCGGTTGCCATCGCTCTGGTGATTGGGGTGCCGGCCGGTCTCGTCGCTGCCTTCCGGCGCGGAGCGACTGGCGAGATCATTATGCGAGGGGCCGACCTGCTCTACTCCTTTCCTGCCCTCCTGGCCGCTATCACGTTGGTGGCCGCACTCGGTGCGTCTACCCTCACAGCCACCCTGGCCATCGGGATCGCCTCGATTCCCGTCTTTGCGAGGGTCACTCGATCGACTGCACTGGGCATTCTCTCAACCGACTACGTGCTCGCTGCGCGGGCCTATGGGCGCTCGAACATCCAGATCGCCCGGCGACATGTCCTGCCAAACATCATGCCAATTCTGGTAGCGCAGATCGCGCTCCTCCTTTCGGTGACCATTTTGGCGGTTGCCGCACTCTCGTACCTAGGCCTTGGCACACCACCACCCGCCCCGACCTGGGGCGGCATGCTCGAAAGCGCGCAGAACTACCTCTATCAAGACCCACTCCTGGCCCTCTGGCCCGGTCTCGCTATCGCCGTGACGGTCTTCGGCCTCAATGCGCTTGGCGATGGGTTGCGCGATATTCTCGACCCCACCCTCAAGGGACGATCATGA